In Kaistella sp. 97-N-M2, the sequence TCCGGAACTAAACTACTTCATAGCGCAAAAAAACGCACCTTCGAAAAGGTGCGTTACGTATGATAACATCGATGTAATTAAAAATTTAAAATATCCAATCTCAAAGGGCTTCACCATTTGCTATTGATGTCGCCACTTCGTTTCTTGATGGAATTTGCTAAGGATTCGCCACTTCTCGGCTCACCGAAATTCTTTCTGCTAGAATTTCAAATCACCATTCACTTCACGCACGGCTTTTGCCGCAGTTGCGAATTTTTCTTTTTCCGCGTCGGTTAAACTGATCTCTACAATTTTCTCAACACCATTTTTGCCGATAATTGCAGGAACGCCCAAACAGATATCGCTTTCGCCATATTCACCATCCAACATTAATGAACACGGAATCATTTTTTTGTGATCACAAAGAATAGCCTGCACCATTACAGAAACCGCTGCACCCGGTGCGTACCAGGCAGATGTTCCCAACAGTTTGGTTAAAGTTGCACCGCCAACTTTCGTTTCTTCGGCAACATGATTTTGCTGTGCTTCGTCCAAGAATTCAGTTACCGGAACTCCATTTCTCGTTGCTTTCGTCATTAACGGAAGCATTCCTGTATCGCTGTGTGCCGCGATTACCATTCCGTCAACATCAGAAATTGGACATTCTAAAGCTTCGGCTAAACGGTATTTAAAACGCGCAGAATCTAAAGCTCCGCCCATTCCAATGATTTGATTTGTTGGTAACCCGGAAGTTTTGTGCACCAAATACGCCATCGTATCCATTGGATTGGAAACCACGATGATGATGACCTCCGGCGAATGTTTTACCAGATTTGCAGTAACATCTTTTACAATTCCGGCGTTGATTCCGATGAGTTCTTCACGCGTCATTCCGGGTTTTCTCGGAATTCCGGAAGTGATTACGGCTACTTTTGAGCCGGCGGTTTTGCTGTAATCGCCGGTTGTTCCGGTAATTTTGGTGTCGAAACCGTTCAGAGAAGCGGTCTGCATTAAATCCATGGCTTTCCCTTCGGCAAAACCTTCTTTAATATCTACTAACACAACTTCTGCGGCGAAATTCTTCATCGCAATGTATTCCGCGCAACTCGCGCCAACTGCTCCTGCTCCTACTACGGTAACTTTCATATCTGTTTATTTATTGATTTTTTAAAGGTGATATGGAAACTTTCGTTTTCATATAATTTATTTGTTCGATTTTACTTGAAATATGAAGACCAATGTTTTCATATCTGTTATTTATTTAAATGATGCCGCGAAAAGCCGCGCCTCCATTTGAATATTTTCTTAAAAGTCAAATTTACGAAATGCTAAAGTTTTGAGCAATTATTGTTTACTATTAATATTTTGAACGGCAACCGATTTAAATGTTGCATCACCCTCATCGTTTTTTATTACCTTAAATCAAGAATTTCTGTAGGATTAAGTCCTAAATTTGTTTCAAATTTAAAAATCCGATGAGTTTCGCGAACCATTTGCACAGCGGTTACCAGAGCCGAAAATACGATATCGACAAGAAAAAGATCGAAGACTTTATCGACCGTTTATTTCGTTTCATCTTTTTTCTGGAATATCAGCAATGTTCCGAACTCGCAGATATTGAGCTCCGCCTGAATCATTTTAAAAGGGAATTTAAGGAAATCCTGTCTTCGGTGACGCAGGAAAACGAAAGCATTAAAACAGAAAAATTTTTCGAAAGTTTCCCAGAAATTTATCACCTGCTAGAAAATGATGCAAAAACCATCGTTGATAACGATCCGGCGGCGCAAAGCATGGAAGAAGTAATGTTTTCCTACCCCGGATTTTTCGCGATTGCCGTCTACCGTTTTGCACACGAACTTTACAGAAGCAAAATCCCGCTGATCCCCAGAATC encodes:
- a CDS encoding malate dehydrogenase, yielding MKVTVVGAGAVGASCAEYIAMKNFAAEVVLVDIKEGFAEGKAMDLMQTASLNGFDTKITGTTGDYSKTAGSKVAVITSGIPRKPGMTREELIGINAGIVKDVTANLVKHSPEVIIIVVSNPMDTMAYLVHKTSGLPTNQIIGMGGALDSARFKYRLAEALECPISDVDGMVIAAHSDTGMLPLMTKATRNGVPVTEFLDEAQQNHVAEETKVGGATLTKLLGTSAWYAPGAAVSVMVQAILCDHKKMIPCSLMLDGEYGESDICLGVPAIIGKNGVEKIVEISLTDAEKEKFATAAKAVREVNGDLKF
- the epsC gene encoding serine O-acetyltransferase EpsC, yielding MSFANHLHSGYQSRKYDIDKKKIEDFIDRLFRFIFFLEYQQCSELADIELRLNHFKREFKEILSSVTQENESIKTEKFFESFPEIYHLLENDAKTIVDNDPAAQSMEEVMFSYPGFFAIAVYRFAHELYRSKIPLIPRIWTEFAHNKTGIDINPGAQIGRNFFIDHGTGIVIGETAIIGNNVKIYQGVTLGALYVTKNLQNITRHPTIEDHVVIYANATILGGDTVIGENTVIGGNVWITESVAPNSVVFHKGQVTVKNKFPTDEPIIFSI